One genomic region from Campylobacter concisus encodes:
- the pglC gene encoding undecaprenyl phosphate N,N'-diacetylbacillosamine 1-phosphate transferase, whose translation MYRNFLKRVIDILGALFLLILTSPIIIATAIFIYFKVSRDVIFTQARPGLNEKIFKIYKFKTMSDERDANGELLPDEQRLGKFGKLIRSLSLDELPQLFNVLKGDMSFIGPRPLLVEYLPIYNETQKHRHDVRPGITGLAQVNGRNAISWEKKFEYDVYYAKNLSFMLDVKIALQTIEKVLKRSGVSKEGQATTEKFNGKN comes from the coding sequence ATGTATAGAAATTTTTTAAAGAGGGTGATTGATATTTTGGGGGCTTTGTTTTTGCTCATTTTAACGTCGCCTATCATTATAGCAACGGCGATTTTTATCTATTTTAAGGTGAGCCGTGACGTAATTTTTACGCAGGCAAGACCGGGTCTAAATGAGAAAATTTTTAAAATTTATAAATTTAAAACGATGAGCGACGAGCGTGACGCAAATGGCGAGCTCTTGCCAGATGAGCAGCGCCTTGGTAAATTTGGCAAACTGATCCGCTCTCTTAGCCTTGATGAGCTACCACAGCTCTTTAACGTGCTAAAAGGCGATATGAGTTTCATCGGACCAAGGCCGCTTTTGGTCGAGTACCTACCCATCTACAACGAAACGCAAAAGCACCGCCACGACGTGCGCCCTGGTATCACGGGCCTAGCACAGGTAAATGGCAGAAATGCCATAAGCTGGGAGAAAAAATTTGAATATGACGTCTATTACGCTAAAAATTTAAGCTTTATGCTTGATGTAAAGATCGCTTTGCAGACCATAGAAAAGGTGCTAAAACGAAGTGGTGTCAGCAAAGAGGGGCAGGCGACGACGGAGAAATTTAATGGCAAAAACTAA